From one Planktothrix agardhii NIES-204 genomic stretch:
- a CDS encoding G-D-S-L family lipolytic protein, which yields MKQVPSIVVQFLLTLTIAGLGWYALAASVRIQAATPQKATSPSSIPQPQPPQPQPQPTIDRQPEALRNKHRIVVVGDSITQSGGQYGGYVWLLQRYLNLLYPDKPVEIISSGVSGNTSTQLNERFKQDVLDKKPDLITINIGVNDVLQSFQTPTTARPNIPTTQEYQQNLTAMVQAATSKAIPVLLLSPTIIHEDLSSRENQRIAEYIAVMRDVAMQYRCQFIDLNIPFRHVIITYQRYGGQGQNLLTRDGIHPNIAGHQIIAYNILKSWGVPEPKIQSLKVSN from the coding sequence ATGAAACAGGTTCCTTCAATTGTAGTCCAATTTCTTCTCACCCTTACAATCGCTGGTTTAGGATGGTATGCTCTGGCCGCATCGGTACGCATACAAGCCGCAACTCCCCAAAAAGCGACTTCCCCCTCCTCCATCCCTCAACCTCAACCTCCTCAACCTCAACCTCAACCCACCATCGACCGCCAACCGGAAGCCCTACGCAATAAACATCGAATTGTGGTAGTTGGAGATAGTATTACCCAAAGTGGAGGACAATATGGCGGTTATGTCTGGCTATTACAACGCTATTTGAATTTACTATATCCTGATAAACCCGTTGAAATCATCAGTTCAGGTGTTTCTGGAAATACTTCAACCCAACTGAATGAAAGATTTAAACAAGATGTTTTAGACAAAAAACCCGATTTAATTACAATTAATATTGGGGTGAATGATGTTTTACAAAGTTTTCAAACTCCGACGACCGCAAGACCAAATATTCCCACAACCCAAGAATATCAGCAAAATTTAACCGCTATGGTACAGGCGGCAACCTCAAAAGCCATTCCAGTTTTATTATTATCACCTACTATTATTCATGAAGATCTCAGTAGTCGAGAAAATCAACGGATTGCGGAATATATCGCGGTAATGCGGGACGTTGCTATGCAATATCGCTGTCAATTTATTGACTTAAATATTCCCTTTCGTCATGTAATTATCACCTATCAACGCTATGGGGGACAGGGACAAAATCTATTAACTCGGGATGGGATTCACCCGAATATTGCCGGACATCAAATTATTGCCTATAATATTCTCAAAAGTTGGGGTGTGCCTGAACCCAAAATCCAAAGTTTAAAAGTCAGTAATTAA
- a CDS encoding peptidoglycan-binding domain 1 protein, which produces MKLQDILGTEQRYDVKVITSDQDLARQIQVILINLTLLDPPSDGSFGQKSTAALHRFQTLMECEEPGFLGARTAKKLIETKREQLPTDVPVLKITQETILKLRPVTSSQLSEAEKKGIKAGQEFKLLAYEPLRGHIRVAFRGNEFGEQSIWYIFDQHAEIYQGKDLVYPKPRPKSIKLANFPYKSQLDNLYNPTGSCNVTSIAMCLQYLGIPRRSSSGQFEDELYEYAIKKGYSRWSPYDLAKIARDYGAKDYFSERTTIEELQDWLADGKPAVLHGYFTAFGHVMPVVGYDEKGLLVHDPYGEWFPSGYRTDLSGAYLPYSYNLIRRVCMPDGNFWVHFIST; this is translated from the coding sequence ATGAAATTACAAGACATTTTAGGAACCGAACAACGTTATGATGTGAAGGTGATCACATCGGATCAGGACTTAGCCCGTCAAATTCAGGTAATTTTAATTAATTTAACCTTGCTTGACCCCCCATCAGATGGCAGCTTTGGACAGAAATCCACCGCAGCTCTGCATCGGTTTCAAACCTTAATGGAATGTGAGGAACCCGGATTTTTAGGGGCGAGAACTGCCAAAAAATTAATAGAAACCAAACGGGAACAACTTCCTACCGATGTTCCGGTTCTTAAAATTACCCAAGAAACAATTTTAAAACTCAGACCCGTGACATCTTCCCAATTAAGTGAAGCTGAGAAAAAAGGCATAAAAGCAGGTCAAGAATTCAAACTTCTAGCCTATGAACCCCTACGCGGTCATATTAGAGTCGCTTTTCGGGGAAATGAATTTGGGGAACAATCAATTTGGTATATATTTGATCAACACGCTGAAATTTATCAAGGGAAAGATTTAGTTTATCCGAAACCCCGTCCTAAAAGTATCAAACTCGCTAATTTTCCCTATAAATCTCAACTGGATAACCTTTATAATCCCACCGGGTCTTGTAATGTGACTTCCATCGCCATGTGTTTGCAATATTTAGGTATTCCTCGGCGTAGCAGTAGCGGTCAATTTGAAGACGAGCTCTATGAATATGCCATCAAAAAAGGCTATAGCCGCTGGAGTCCCTACGACTTAGCCAAAATTGCCCGAGATTATGGGGCTAAAGATTACTTTTCCGAACGAACAACTATAGAGGAATTACAAGACTGGTTAGCTGATGGTAAACCGGCGGTACTTCATGGTTATTTTACTGCCTTTGGTCATGTTATGCCCGTGGTGGGTTATGACGAAAAAGGCTTACTGGTACATGACCCCTATGGAGAATGGTTTCCTTCGGGATATCGCACGGATTTGAGTGGTGCTTATTTACCCTATTCCTACAATTTAATCCGTCGAGTTTGTATGCCCGATGGGAATTTTTGGGTACATTTTATTTCGACTTAA
- a CDS encoding pentapeptide repeat protein, producing the protein MNRQEFLDRYQAGERNFTYIDLSEVNLSGVNLQEINLTGANLTGVNLSWAVLSKTQLVGVCFRRADLHSTVLTQSNLNQSNLSGANLTKADLRFATLQQADLNWAVLIEADLSNADLTGAKLDQINLEQAKLNNAVLIGAELMEANLTRASLVAANLTRTNLRESQLAGANLKDAILIEANLTEADLNGATLRSTNLTGADMHRVVLTGADLTDAVLDGADLSRGNLTGAYLLKTSFKKAYLLRANLEEVYLLWSNLTEANLRGANLRRADLSGAYLGDTILSEADLRDTLLIESRLIRTNLEGSKLTGCCIYNWQKSEVEMNKVECEYVYTDFDYTNKKPKNRYPSDRNFLPGELAQDSPEDSQLIPVQFTEYPNWEALVYTLVKVEQESHELELSIQGFETQPDSFLLYVRANYLVNAKLLSQQILKSYPAMKQKLVKKRSDILGLLNLEVPIFNAAVDLDGIPEAVISPAIIEGNNHQTLYQEISRQIQGILRSQEPEKFVVSVQRLLDFLAKNGVELEDLQHQVIIQGIVQRAQQEPLFKESLFRWEQVTSPTERISLMGELVRFAIALLWEE; encoded by the coding sequence ATGAACAGACAAGAATTTTTAGATCGGTATCAAGCGGGAGAGCGCAATTTTACCTATATTGATTTAAGTGAGGTGAACCTAAGCGGTGTCAATTTGCAGGAGATTAACCTCACAGGCGCGAACCTCACAGGCGTTAACCTCAGTTGGGCGGTATTAAGCAAAACTCAATTAGTGGGAGTGTGTTTTCGTCGGGCTGATTTACACAGTACGGTATTAACCCAAAGTAATCTAAATCAAAGCAATTTAAGTGGTGCAAATCTGACAAAGGCGGACTTACGATTTGCTACTTTACAACAGGCGGATTTGAATTGGGCAGTTTTAATTGAAGCGGATTTAAGTAATGCGGATTTAACGGGCGCGAAATTGGATCAGATTAATTTAGAACAGGCAAAATTAAATAATGCTGTATTAATCGGTGCAGAATTAATGGAGGCAAATTTAACTCGGGCAAGTTTGGTGGCAGCGAATTTAACTCGGACAAATTTACGAGAATCTCAGTTAGCGGGGGCTAATTTAAAAGATGCCATTCTGATTGAAGCCAACTTAACGGAAGCAGACTTAAATGGTGCCACCTTAAGGTCTACGAATTTAACGGGGGCGGATATGCACCGAGTAGTATTAACGGGAGCAGATTTAACCGATGCGGTTCTTGATGGGGCGGATTTGAGTCGAGGAAATTTAACCGGAGCTTATTTATTAAAAACCAGTTTTAAAAAGGCTTATTTATTACGGGCAAATTTAGAGGAAGTTTATCTACTTTGGTCAAATTTAACCGAAGCGAATTTAAGGGGGGCAAACCTTCGCAGGGCGGATTTAAGCGGTGCTTATCTGGGAGATACAATTTTAAGCGAGGCGGATTTACGAGATACTTTATTAATCGAAAGTCGTTTAATTAGAACAAATTTAGAGGGATCTAAATTAACGGGATGTTGTATTTATAATTGGCAAAAATCAGAAGTTGAAATGAATAAAGTAGAGTGTGAATATGTTTATACTGATTTTGATTATACGAATAAAAAACCCAAAAATCGTTATCCCAGTGACCGAAATTTTTTACCTGGAGAATTGGCTCAAGATTCCCCAGAAGATAGCCAGTTAATTCCGGTGCAATTTACGGAATATCCGAATTGGGAAGCCTTGGTTTATACTTTAGTTAAAGTAGAACAGGAGAGTCATGAACTTGAGTTGAGCATTCAAGGATTTGAAACTCAACCGGATAGTTTTTTACTTTATGTTAGGGCAAATTATTTAGTCAATGCTAAACTTCTGAGTCAACAGATTTTAAAGTCCTATCCGGCCATGAAGCAGAAACTTGTAAAGAAGCGATCGGACATTTTAGGGTTATTAAATTTGGAGGTTCCTATTTTTAACGCGGCCGTAGATTTGGATGGAATTCCTGAAGCGGTGATCTCTCCTGCTATAATTGAAGGGAATAATCATCAAACTTTATATCAAGAAATTTCTCGTCAAATTCAAGGGATTTTGCGATCGCAGGAACCGGAAAAATTTGTGGTTAGTGTCCAAAGATTATTAGATTTCCTGGCTAAAAATGGTGTGGAACTTGAGGATTTACAACATCAAGTGATTATTCAAGGTATTGTGCAACGCGCCCAACAAGAACCCCTATTTAAAGAGAGTTTATTCCGTTGGGAACAGGTCACCAGTCCAACGGAAAGAATTTCGTTGATGGGGGAATTAGTTAGATTTGCGATCGCTCTTTTATGGGAAGAATAA
- a CDS encoding trehalose synthase, which translates to MQHNKLPNDPLWFKDAIIYEVPVRAFADSNGDGIGDFIGLTEKLDYLQDLGVTALWILPFFPSPLRDDGYDIADYINVNGIYGNLEDFKAFLNAAHDRGIRVIVELVINHTSDQHPWFQRARLAPKGSKERDFYVWSETPEKYPEVRIIFQDFETSNWAWDSVAKSYYWHRFYSHQPDLNYENPEVITAILEVLDFWMEMGVDGMRLDAIPYIFEREGTSCENLPETHKLLKQLRSYLDTNYANRIFLAEANQWPEDAAAYYGDGNECHLNFHFPLMPRLFMALRMEDSFPIIDILNQTPAIPDNCQWALFLRNHDELTLEMVTDEDRDYMYKVYAQDPQARINLGIRRRLAPLLGNDRRQIELMNSLLLSLPGTPVLYYGDEIGMGDNIYIGDRNGVRTPMQWTPDRNAGFSRANPQKLYLPLIFDSEYDYKAVNVESQSSNPNSFLSWMKRIIAMRKRFQAFGRGTFEILHSENRKVLVFTRTYQGEHLLIVANLSRFVQSVNLDLSAFKGMVPVEIFGRTEFPKISDSSYFISLSPHGFYWFMLQFDPKVALLPRPQAQLTNFIVQNNWQEILTQPNLKTRLESILPAYIYRCRWFLSKSRILQSVKITEFIPIPYQDSQAVIILLQVEYTEGFPETYLIPLAYAEEKLAETLKIETPQLILATVQQNTETGILLEVGQNLDFLSLPLKMIINSDRYAGRFGNLIATTTDAIKQQNLEQKLDPHLLKEEYDNSFVVYGDRFLFKLFRRVEEGIHPELEVRKFLEQKQQLGYTTPLLGGLEYRRHRGESLTLGFLQGYIPDAIHAWNYTLDSLRDYFDRVVLQPSQDLEILSSPRSFFDLYQQPIPEEVLLLIGSYLTSAELLGKRTAEFHIVLASNPRNSDFAPEPFSTFYQRSIYQYSRNLTGQVLLKFRKQLETLTPELQPLAQHILNNQNYILGRFQSLLNLKITALRTRCHGNYSLYDVLYTGKDFIIIDFEGESYRSLSERRMKRSPLRDVAGMLQSFDFATRFALREEVKNGMIRPENLALMEQWGQLWSSWVSAAFLNSYLETASQDRFLPQGKQELNVLLDCYLLERTIQELGYHLDYRPELLDISLKRLVSSLH; encoded by the coding sequence ATGCAACACAATAAACTCCCCAACGATCCCCTGTGGTTTAAAGATGCCATTATTTATGAAGTTCCAGTTCGCGCCTTTGCTGATAGTAATGGGGATGGCATTGGAGACTTTATTGGGTTAACGGAAAAATTAGATTATTTACAGGATTTAGGAGTAACGGCTCTCTGGATTCTTCCCTTTTTTCCCTCCCCCTTGCGAGATGATGGTTATGATATTGCTGACTATATTAATGTTAATGGAATTTACGGGAATTTAGAGGATTTTAAAGCCTTTTTAAATGCCGCCCACGACCGCGGAATTCGGGTGATTGTCGAATTAGTAATTAATCATACTTCCGATCAACATCCTTGGTTTCAACGGGCAAGATTAGCCCCCAAAGGTAGTAAAGAACGGGATTTCTATGTCTGGAGTGAAACCCCAGAAAAATATCCAGAAGTCAGAATTATTTTCCAAGATTTTGAAACCTCAAATTGGGCTTGGGATAGTGTGGCAAAATCCTATTATTGGCATCGGTTTTATTCCCATCAACCGGACTTGAATTATGAGAACCCAGAAGTCATTACTGCAATTTTAGAAGTCTTAGATTTCTGGATGGAAATGGGAGTCGATGGAATGCGACTGGATGCCATTCCCTATATTTTTGAACGGGAGGGAACCAGCTGTGAAAACTTACCCGAAACCCATAAACTATTAAAACAATTACGCAGTTATTTAGATACTAACTATGCTAACCGAATTTTCCTTGCCGAAGCCAACCAATGGCCGGAGGATGCGGCGGCTTATTATGGCGATGGGAATGAATGTCACTTGAATTTTCACTTCCCCTTAATGCCTCGATTATTTATGGCTTTACGGATGGAAGATAGCTTTCCAATTATTGATATTTTAAACCAAACTCCCGCAATTCCTGATAATTGTCAATGGGCATTATTTTTAAGGAATCATGATGAATTAACCTTAGAAATGGTAACAGATGAAGATCGGGATTATATGTATAAAGTTTATGCTCAAGATCCCCAAGCTAGAATTAATTTAGGCATTCGTCGTCGCCTTGCGCCTCTATTGGGAAATGATCGCCGTCAGATTGAATTAATGAATAGTTTATTACTCTCCTTACCCGGAACTCCCGTACTCTATTATGGGGATGAAATTGGCATGGGAGATAATATTTATATTGGCGATCGCAACGGCGTCAGAACCCCGATGCAATGGACTCCAGATCGCAATGCTGGGTTTAGTCGAGCGAATCCGCAAAAACTCTATTTACCCTTAATTTTTGATTCTGAATATGATTATAAAGCCGTTAACGTAGAATCCCAAAGTAGTAATCCTAATTCCTTTTTATCTTGGATGAAACGGATTATTGCCATGCGAAAACGGTTTCAAGCCTTTGGACGGGGAACCTTTGAAATCTTACATTCAGAAAACCGTAAAGTTCTGGTTTTCACCCGCACCTATCAGGGAGAACATCTGTTAATTGTAGCTAATTTATCTCGATTTGTACAATCGGTGAATTTAGATTTATCTGCCTTTAAAGGCATGGTTCCCGTGGAAATTTTTGGCCGGACAGAATTTCCTAAAATTAGTGATTCTTCCTATTTTATTAGTTTATCTCCCCATGGGTTTTACTGGTTTATGCTCCAGTTTGATCCGAAAGTGGCTTTATTGCCTCGACCTCAAGCCCAATTAACCAATTTTATTGTTCAAAATAATTGGCAAGAAATCCTTACCCAACCCAACTTAAAAACCCGTTTAGAATCTATTTTACCCGCCTATATCTATCGCTGTCGTTGGTTTCTTTCTAAATCTCGTATTCTCCAATCTGTAAAGATTACAGAATTCATTCCTATTCCCTATCAAGATAGTCAAGCGGTGATTATTTTATTGCAAGTGGAATATACAGAAGGATTCCCAGAAACCTATCTAATTCCTTTAGCTTATGCGGAGGAGAAATTAGCAGAAACCCTGAAAATAGAAACACCACAATTGATTTTAGCAACGGTACAACAGAATACAGAAACCGGAATTTTATTAGAAGTGGGGCAGAATCTTGACTTTTTAAGTTTACCCTTAAAAATGATTATTAATTCTGATCGTTATGCGGGTCGATTTGGTAATTTAATTGCCACCACAACCGATGCCATAAAACAACAGAATTTAGAGCAAAAATTAGACCCCCATTTATTAAAAGAGGAGTATGATAATTCCTTTGTAGTTTATGGCGATCGCTTCCTGTTTAAACTATTCCGTCGAGTAGAAGAAGGCATCCATCCCGAGTTAGAAGTTCGTAAATTTTTAGAACAAAAACAACAGTTAGGATATACAACGCCATTACTGGGTGGATTAGAATATCGTCGTCACCGAGGAGAATCCCTCACATTAGGGTTTCTTCAGGGGTATATTCCCGATGCGATTCATGCTTGGAATTATACCTTAGATAGTTTACGAGATTACTTTGATCGGGTAGTCTTACAACCGAGTCAAGATTTAGAAATTTTGTCTTCACCCCGTTCTTTCTTTGACCTCTATCAACAACCGATTCCCGAAGAAGTTTTACTCTTGATTGGTTCCTATTTAACCAGTGCAGAACTTCTGGGAAAACGCACCGCAGAATTTCATATTGTTCTAGCGAGTAATCCCCGTAATTCTGACTTTGCCCCGGAACCATTTTCTACCTTTTATCAACGTTCAATTTATCAATATTCTCGTAATTTAACCGGACAAGTTTTGCTAAAATTCAGGAAACAACTGGAAACTTTAACCCCGGAACTTCAACCCCTAGCCCAACATATTTTGAATAATCAAAACTATATTTTGGGTCGGTTTCAAAGCCTATTAAATTTGAAAATTACCGCCCTGAGAACCCGATGTCATGGTAACTATTCTTTGTACGATGTCTTGTATACAGGAAAGGATTTTATTATCATTGATTTTGAGGGAGAATCCTATCGGTCACTCAGTGAAAGACGGATGAAACGTTCCCCCCTGCGAGACGTCGCGGGAATGTTACAGTCTTTTGATTTTGCTACTCGTTTCGCCCTGCGGGAAGAAGTAAAAAATGGTATGATTCGCCCAGAGAATTTAGCCCTGATGGAACAGTGGGGTCAATTATGGTCAAGTTGGGTGAGTGCTGCTTTCCTCAATAGTTATTTAGAAACAGCGTCCCAAGATCGTTTTTTACCCCAAGGAAAACAGGAACTTAATGTCTTATTAGATTGTTATTTGTTAGAAAGAACCATTCAGGAATTAGGCTACCATTTAGATTATCGCCCGGAATTATTAGATATTTCTCTCAAGCGATTAGTCTCTAGTCTTCACTAA
- a CDS encoding serine/threonine protein kinase, translated as MFNQQQILQDRYQLQHQYGRTAAGRQTWLAMDQETQEEVIIKLLAFSPQMAWEELKLFEREAQVLQALNHPRIPRYRNYFSIDQNLGGGLPWFGLVQDYIPGSSLQDLLEKGHRFTEAKVKKIAKDILKILIYLHELSPPVLHRDIKPSNLILDSSEQIYLVDFGAVQAQASVTGVTFTVVGTSGYAPLEQFWGRAVAASDLYALGATLIHLLTNTSPADLPQQNSRIQFADLVSLNRNFVLWIEQITEISLENRLPTAREALELLKAGKIRPRINPDTTPQSALIQKLKQPFYSRISLDKTSQRLNIYLPPKGLGKLFKMEMGCLHFLMIYFGLGFLLSVFIPIFFNNPMLFWFLFSLLFASGFLWILFLIDEKTWVEFDHHEFRIIRKSRGIQYPLQSGFIGNIIGVFMEKKESKYEVVIRTTSQTYRIGEVFVAEECAWLTQEIQDWLYPR; from the coding sequence ATGTTTAATCAACAACAAATCCTCCAAGACCGCTATCAACTCCAGCATCAATATGGACGTACCGCCGCCGGACGCCAAACTTGGTTAGCAATGGATCAAGAAACTCAAGAAGAAGTTATTATAAAGTTATTAGCGTTTAGCCCCCAAATGGCTTGGGAAGAATTAAAACTTTTTGAACGAGAAGCCCAGGTTTTACAAGCCTTAAATCACCCGCGTATTCCCCGTTATCGAAATTATTTTTCTATAGATCAAAATCTAGGTGGGGGCTTACCTTGGTTTGGATTAGTGCAAGATTATATTCCCGGTTCATCCCTCCAAGACCTATTAGAAAAAGGGCACCGTTTTACTGAAGCCAAAGTTAAAAAAATAGCCAAAGATATCTTAAAAATATTGATTTATTTGCACGAACTTAGTCCTCCGGTTTTGCATCGAGATATTAAACCGAGTAATTTAATTTTAGACAGTTCCGAACAGATTTATTTAGTAGATTTTGGAGCCGTACAAGCGCAAGCATCGGTGACAGGAGTGACTTTTACCGTTGTCGGAACCAGTGGTTATGCACCCTTAGAACAATTTTGGGGACGGGCGGTCGCTGCCTCGGATTTATATGCGTTAGGAGCCACATTAATTCATTTATTAACTAATACTTCTCCGGCGGATTTACCTCAACAGAATTCTCGAATTCAATTTGCAGATCTGGTTAGTTTAAATCGGAATTTTGTTTTATGGATTGAACAAATAACAGAAATTTCCTTAGAAAACCGATTGCCAACTGCCCGGGAAGCTTTAGAATTGTTAAAAGCCGGAAAAATTCGTCCTCGAATCAATCCTGATACCACCCCCCAAAGCGCTTTAATTCAAAAACTGAAGCAACCATTTTACAGTAGAATTTCCCTAGATAAAACTTCACAGCGTTTAAATATTTATCTCCCGCCCAAAGGGTTAGGAAAACTATTTAAAATGGAAATGGGGTGTTTGCATTTTTTGATGATTTATTTTGGTTTAGGTTTCTTATTATCGGTTTTTATACCAATATTTTTTAACAATCCCATGTTATTTTGGTTTTTGTTTTCACTCCTATTTGCTTCTGGCTTCCTTTGGATATTATTTTTAATTGATGAAAAAACCTGGGTTGAATTTGATCACCATGAATTTAGAATTATCCGAAAATCTAGGGGAATTCAATATCCTTTACAGTCGGGTTTTATAGGTAATATTATCGGTGTTTTTATGGAAAAAAAAGAATCTAAATATGAGGTGGTAATTCGCACTACTTCCCAAACCTATAGAATTGGCGAAGTATTTGTGGCCGAGGAATGCGCCTGGTTAACCCAAGAAATCCAAGATTGGCTTTATCCTCGGTAA